A DNA window from Brenneria izadpanahii contains the following coding sequences:
- the gcvP gene encoding aminomethyl-transferring glycine dehydrogenase → MTQTLSQLEHNSAFVERHIGSSAGQQQQMLAAVGADSLDALIRQIVPADIQLPSPPAVGDAATEHQALAELKAIAGQNQRYKSYIGMGYSAVLMPPVILRNVLENPGWYTAYTPYQPEVSQGRLEALLNFQQVTQDLTGLELASASLLDEATAAAEAMAMAKRISKLKQANRFFVADDVHPQTLDVVRTRAETFGFEVVVGRAEQALTDDGVFGVLLQQTGTTGELHDYGALMAELKKRKVVSCVSADIMALVLLTAPGKQGADIVFGSAQRFGVPMGYGGPHAAFFACRDEYKRAMPGRIIGVSVDAAGNTALRMAMQTREQHIRREKANSNICTSQVLLANIAGMYAVFHGPEGLRRIAGRIHRLTDILALGLRQSGLKLRHQTWFDTLTVEVDDKAAVLSRALSFGVNLRSDLDGAVGITLDEATTREDVLTLFAILLGYSHGLDIDTLDAAVSRQETSIPAALLRDDAILSHPVFNRYHSETEMMRYLHRLECKDLALNQAMIPLGSCTMKLNAVAEMLPITWPEFAELHPFCPPEQALGYRKMIEQLAGWLVQLTGYDAVCMQPNSGAQGEYAGLLAIRRYHQSRNESARDICLIPSSAHGTNPASAHMAGMNVVVVACDKQGNIDLNDLRDKAQAAGDKLACIMVTYPSTHGVYEETIREVCQIVHQFGGQVYLDGANMNAQVGITSPGYIGADVSHLNLHKTFCIPHGGGGPGMGPIGVKAHLAPFVPGHKVVKMDGVLTEQGAVSAAPFGSASILPISWMYIRMMGAEGLKQASQMAILNANYIAARLQSSYPVLYTGRDGRVAHECILDLRPLKESSGISEMDIAKRLIDYGFHAPTMSFPVAGTLMVEPTESESQVELDRFIDAMLAIRKEIDRVVNGEWPLEDNPLVNAPHTQTELAGDWTHPYSRELAVFPAGGENKYWPTVKRLDDVYGDRHLFCSCVPMADYE, encoded by the coding sequence ATGACCCAGACTCTCAGTCAACTTGAACATAACAGCGCTTTCGTGGAACGTCATATTGGTTCTTCCGCCGGGCAGCAACAGCAGATGCTGGCCGCGGTCGGCGCGGATTCGCTCGATGCGTTAATCCGGCAGATCGTGCCCGCCGATATCCAGTTACCCAGCCCGCCCGCGGTCGGCGATGCGGCGACGGAACATCAGGCGCTGGCCGAGCTGAAAGCGATCGCCGGCCAGAATCAGCGTTATAAAAGCTATATCGGCATGGGGTATAGCGCCGTGCTGATGCCGCCGGTGATTTTACGCAACGTGCTGGAAAATCCGGGATGGTACACGGCCTATACGCCTTATCAGCCGGAAGTTTCCCAAGGGCGTTTGGAAGCGTTGCTGAATTTTCAACAAGTGACTCAGGATCTGACTGGGCTGGAGCTGGCTTCGGCTTCCCTGCTGGACGAAGCGACGGCGGCGGCGGAAGCGATGGCGATGGCGAAGCGCATCAGCAAACTCAAACAGGCCAACCGTTTCTTCGTTGCCGATGACGTTCATCCGCAAACGCTGGATGTGGTGCGCACGCGCGCCGAAACCTTCGGTTTTGAAGTAGTGGTCGGTAGAGCGGAGCAGGCGCTGACGGACGACGGCGTGTTCGGCGTGTTGTTGCAACAGACCGGTACGACCGGCGAGTTGCATGATTATGGCGCCCTGATGGCGGAGCTGAAAAAACGTAAGGTGGTCAGCTGCGTTAGCGCCGATATCATGGCGCTGGTGCTGTTGACCGCGCCCGGTAAGCAGGGGGCGGATATCGTCTTTGGGTCCGCTCAACGTTTTGGCGTGCCGATGGGATACGGCGGTCCGCACGCGGCGTTTTTCGCCTGCCGCGATGAATACAAACGCGCCATGCCGGGGCGGATTATCGGCGTTTCCGTTGATGCCGCAGGCAACACCGCGTTACGCATGGCGATGCAAACCCGCGAACAGCACATCCGCCGTGAAAAAGCGAACTCGAACATTTGTACGTCACAGGTGCTGCTGGCCAATATCGCCGGCATGTATGCGGTTTTTCATGGCCCCGAAGGGTTGCGGCGTATTGCCGGACGTATCCATCGTCTGACGGATATTTTGGCGCTCGGACTACGCCAGAGCGGGCTGAAATTGCGCCATCAGACCTGGTTTGACACCTTGACCGTCGAGGTGGACGACAAAGCCGCCGTGCTGAGTCGGGCATTGAGTTTCGGCGTCAACCTGCGCAGCGATCTGGACGGCGCAGTCGGCATTACGCTGGATGAAGCCACGACGCGGGAAGACGTATTGACGCTATTCGCCATCTTGCTGGGATATTCCCACGGTCTGGATATCGATACGCTGGATGCGGCGGTCAGCCGGCAGGAAACCTCGATTCCCGCGGCCTTACTGCGTGATGACGCCATCCTGTCCCATCCGGTGTTCAATCGCTACCACAGCGAAACCGAGATGATGCGCTATCTGCACCGTTTGGAATGCAAGGATCTGGCGTTGAATCAGGCGATGATCCCGCTGGGCTCTTGCACCATGAAGCTCAATGCCGTTGCTGAAATGCTGCCGATTACCTGGCCGGAATTCGCTGAACTGCATCCGTTTTGTCCGCCGGAACAGGCGCTCGGCTATCGCAAGATGATCGAACAGCTGGCCGGCTGGCTGGTGCAGCTGACGGGGTATGACGCGGTGTGCATGCAGCCCAACTCCGGCGCTCAGGGCGAGTACGCCGGGCTGTTGGCGATCCGCCGTTATCATCAAAGCCGCAATGAATCCGCCCGCGATATCTGCCTGATCCCCAGTTCGGCGCACGGCACTAACCCCGCTTCGGCGCATATGGCCGGAATGAACGTGGTGGTGGTGGCCTGCGACAAGCAGGGCAATATCGATCTTAACGATCTGCGTGACAAGGCGCAGGCGGCGGGCGATAAGCTGGCCTGCATCATGGTGACCTACCCCTCCACTCACGGAGTGTATGAAGAAACCATCCGCGAGGTGTGCCAGATCGTGCATCAGTTTGGCGGTCAGGTGTACCTGGACGGCGCCAATATGAATGCGCAGGTCGGCATTACGTCGCCAGGCTATATCGGCGCGGACGTTTCTCACCTCAACCTGCATAAAACCTTCTGTATTCCCCACGGCGGCGGCGGTCCGGGCATGGGGCCGATCGGCGTGAAAGCGCATTTGGCGCCGTTTGTCCCTGGGCACAAAGTGGTGAAAATGGACGGCGTGTTGACCGAACAGGGGGCGGTGTCCGCCGCGCCGTTCGGCAGCGCCTCTATTCTGCCGATCAGTTGGATGTATATCCGTATGATGGGCGCCGAAGGGCTGAAGCAGGCGAGTCAGATGGCGATCCTCAACGCCAACTACATCGCCGCTCGGCTACAGTCGTCTTATCCGGTGCTGTATACCGGGCGGGACGGACGCGTGGCGCACGAATGTATTCTGGATCTCCGTCCGCTGAAAGAGAGCAGCGGCATCAGCGAAATGGATATCGCCAAGCGGTTGATTGATTATGGTTTTCATGCGCCGACCATGTCATTCCCGGTCGCCGGCACGCTGATGGTTGAGCCGACGGAATCGGAAAGCCAGGTTGAATTAGATCGCTTTATTGATGCGATGCTGGCGATCCGTAAGGAGATCGATCGCGTGGTTAACGGCGAATGGCCGCTGGAGGATAACCCGTTGGTGAATGCGCCGCATACTCAGACTGAACTGGCCGGCGACTGGACTCATCCTTACAGCCGTGAACTGGCGGTATTCCCGGCAGGCGGCGAAAACAAATACTGGCCTACGGTGAAACGTCTGGATGATGTTTACGGCGACCGTCATTTGTTCTGTTCCTGCGTACCGATGGCGGATTACGAGTAA
- the gcvH gene encoding glycine cleavage system protein GcvH — MSDVPAELKYTASHEWVLSEGEGVYLVGITEHAQELLGDMVFIDLPEVGTIVSAGDDCAVAESVKAASDIYAPISGEIIEVNEELENSPELVNSAPYSDGWLFRIRSSDESDLNELLDAEGYQAALEEDE; from the coding sequence ATGAGCGATGTACCAGCAGAATTAAAATATACCGCTTCGCACGAGTGGGTGCTGTCTGAAGGTGAGGGCGTCTATCTCGTCGGTATTACCGAACACGCGCAGGAATTATTGGGCGATATGGTGTTTATCGATTTGCCGGAAGTCGGCACTATCGTTTCCGCCGGCGATGACTGCGCCGTGGCCGAATCGGTCAAGGCGGCGTCCGATATTTATGCGCCCATCAGCGGCGAGATCATCGAAGTCAACGAAGAGTTGGAAAACTCGCCGGAATTGGTTAACAGCGCGCCCTATAGCGATGGCTGGCTGTTCCGTATCAGATCGTCCGACGAGTCCGACTTAAACGAACTGCTTGATGCCGAGGGATATCAGGCCGCTCTGGAAGAAGACGAATAA
- the gcvT gene encoding glycine cleavage system aminomethyltransferase GcvT, which translates to MAKQTPLYQQHLADGAKMVDFHGWMMPLHYGSQLDEHHIVRRDAGMFDVSHMTIVDLHGARTREFLRYLLANDVAKLTQPGKALYTGMLNASGGVIDDLIVYFITEDYFRLVVNSATREKDLAWIVQHAEPFMVDVRERDDLALVAVQGPRAQEKAQSLLNDSQREKIAGMKPFFGVQADDLFIATTGYTGEAGYEIALPKEKVVALWQQLLSAGVKPCGLGARDTLRLEAGMNLYGQDMDEGISPLAANMGWTIAWQPEDRQFIGREALERQREKGTEQLVGLVMTEKGVLRNDLPVRFTDSEGVMREGVITSGSFSPTLGVSIALARVPAGIGEQAIVQIRNRELPVHVTKPGFVRAGKAIVQY; encoded by the coding sequence ATGGCTAAGCAGACTCCGTTGTATCAACAGCACCTGGCAGACGGTGCCAAAATGGTTGATTTTCACGGCTGGATGATGCCGCTGCATTACGGCTCACAGCTTGATGAGCATCACATCGTACGTCGTGATGCCGGTATGTTTGATGTGTCTCATATGACCATCGTGGACTTGCACGGCGCCAGAACCCGCGAATTTCTGCGCTATCTGCTGGCGAACGATGTCGCCAAACTCACTCAGCCCGGCAAGGCGCTTTATACCGGCATGTTGAACGCGTCCGGCGGCGTTATCGACGATCTGATCGTTTACTTCATTACGGAAGACTATTTCCGTCTGGTGGTGAATTCGGCGACCCGTGAAAAAGATTTAGCCTGGATCGTCCAGCACGCCGAGCCTTTTATGGTGGATGTCCGCGAGCGTGACGATCTGGCGTTAGTCGCCGTTCAGGGGCCGCGGGCGCAGGAAAAGGCGCAGAGTCTGCTCAATGATTCCCAGCGTGAAAAGATCGCCGGTATGAAGCCGTTTTTCGGCGTTCAGGCCGACGATCTTTTCATCGCCACGACGGGTTACACTGGTGAAGCCGGTTATGAAATCGCGCTGCCGAAGGAGAAGGTTGTTGCGCTATGGCAGCAGCTTCTGTCGGCCGGGGTCAAGCCATGCGGATTGGGCGCGCGCGATACGCTGCGTCTGGAAGCCGGGATGAACCTTTATGGCCAGGATATGGATGAAGGCATTTCGCCGCTGGCCGCCAACATGGGCTGGACGATTGCCTGGCAGCCGGAAGATCGCCAGTTTATCGGCCGTGAAGCGCTGGAGCGTCAGAGGGAAAAGGGAACTGAGCAGCTAGTCGGATTGGTGATGACGGAAAAAGGCGTATTGCGTAATGATTTGCCAGTGCGCTTTACTGATAGTGAAGGGGTGATGCGGGAAGGCGTGATTACCAGCGGATCCTTTTCACCCACGCTTGGCGTGAGCATTGCGCTGGCGCGCGTCCCGGCCGGCATTGGCGAACAGGCGATTGTTCAAATCCGCAATCGCGAACTCCCGGTGCATGTCACCAAGCCTGGCTTTGTCCGTGCCGGAAAAGCTATTGTTCAATATTAA
- a CDS encoding alpha/beta hydrolase, translating into MLMRSAKRMIKRCVIICIVAAATLLVIRIYDTQRGPALAPWHTFVPDELSADELDRADWPAYLRAEETIFQQVNQHVTQELDDDEQRPINRYFSGSPVYPGKFQHDWNRSYELMPEGAPKGAVVLLHGLTDSPYSLRHIAERYRQRGFVVVGIRLPAHGTVPGALTDTHWRDWLAATRLAVREAEHQLAQVSGQALPLHMVGFSNGGALVLKYALDALDDPTLARPEQLILISPMIGVTSYARFAGLAGLPAVFPAFAKSAWLGILPEFNPFKYNSFPVNGARQSWLLTHELQRQLTRKAQHRALAQLPPVLTFQSVMDFTVSTQAVISAFYDLLPANGSQLVLFDVNRTINFGPLLRGSADRAVSQLLPPAPRHYDTTVITNAAPDSAHAVAFDVKAGERQSRSRDLQIDYPPDVYSLSHVALPFPDSDSLYGRFSQNPREFGLPLGMIAARGERSVLVVDLDTLLRLSSNPFFPYLIQRIEGKIPQ; encoded by the coding sequence ATGCTGATGAGGTCTGCCAAACGGATGATTAAACGCTGCGTCATTATTTGTATCGTGGCGGCGGCGACATTGCTGGTTATTCGGATTTATGACACCCAACGCGGCCCGGCCCTGGCGCCCTGGCATACGTTTGTGCCGGATGAACTTTCGGCGGACGAGCTCGATCGCGCCGACTGGCCGGCCTATCTGCGCGCCGAAGAGACGATTTTCCAGCAGGTCAATCAGCATGTGACTCAGGAGCTGGATGATGACGAACAGCGCCCCATCAACCGTTATTTTTCCGGCAGCCCGGTGTATCCGGGGAAGTTTCAGCATGACTGGAATCGTTCTTATGAACTGATGCCGGAAGGCGCGCCAAAAGGCGCGGTGGTGCTGCTGCATGGACTAACGGATTCCCCTTACAGCCTGCGGCATATCGCCGAACGTTATCGCCAGCGCGGTTTTGTCGTGGTCGGCATTCGCCTGCCGGCGCACGGTACGGTGCCCGGCGCTTTGACCGATACTCACTGGCGGGATTGGCTGGCGGCCACCCGTCTGGCGGTACGCGAGGCGGAGCATCAATTGGCGCAGGTTTCAGGCCAGGCATTGCCGCTGCACATGGTGGGCTTTTCCAACGGCGGCGCGCTGGTGCTGAAGTATGCGCTGGATGCGCTGGATGACCCCACGCTGGCGCGGCCGGAGCAGCTGATCCTGATTTCTCCGATGATCGGCGTTACCAGCTATGCCCGCTTTGCCGGGCTGGCGGGGCTGCCGGCGGTATTTCCGGCGTTTGCCAAATCGGCCTGGCTGGGAATTTTGCCGGAGTTTAATCCGTTCAAATATAACTCGTTTCCGGTCAACGGGGCGCGCCAGTCCTGGCTATTAACCCATGAACTGCAGAGGCAGCTTACCCGTAAGGCGCAGCATCGCGCTTTGGCGCAACTGCCGCCGGTACTGACTTTTCAGTCCGTGATGGATTTCACCGTGAGCACTCAGGCGGTAATTTCGGCGTTTTATGACCTTTTACCGGCGAACGGCAGCCAACTGGTGCTGTTTGACGTGAATCGCACCATCAACTTCGGGCCGTTGCTGCGTGGTTCGGCGGATCGCGCCGTCAGCCAGCTTTTACCGCCGGCGCCGCGTCATTATGACACCACGGTCATTACCAATGCGGCGCCGGACAGTGCGCATGCCGTCGCTTTTGACGTAAAGGCGGGGGAGAGGCAAAGCCGCTCCCGCGATTTGCAGATTGATTATCCGCCCGACGTTTACTCGCTGTCGCACGTCGCCTTGCCCTTTCCGGATAGCGATTCCCTGTATGGCCGTTTTTCGCAGAATCCCCGCGAATTCGGCCTGCCGCTGGGCATGATCGCGGCGCGGGGCGAACGTTCGGTGCTGGTCGTGGATCTGGATACTTTACTGCGGCTCTCCTCCAATCCGTTTTTTCCCTATTTGATACAGCGTATCGAGGGAAAGATCCCGCAATAG
- the alsS gene encoding acetolactate synthase AlsS → MENSTAQQSWNCGAALVVKHLEQQGVKYVFGIPGAKIDRVFDALEDSPIQMIPVRHEANGAFMAAAIGRLTGKAGVTLVTSGPGCCNLVTGLATATTEGDPMVAIGGAVKRSESHKLTHQSLDTVSLFQPVTKFSAEVKASSAISEVLANAFRVAETGHPGASFISLPQDIVNDPVTSAVLVRPDLPMLNAAPHADIEKVARMIQHAKNPVLLLGLMASQPNNAEAIRHLLHKSQLPVTSTYQAAGVVDQKHFDHFAGRVGLFNNQTGDKLLQQADLIITVGYSSVEYDPSLWNVGKAALVHIDVLPANIDSAYLPDMELVGDIAATIDSLAQCISAPLPLSSQAQIILRDRCQQRHDLATRGMEMRGFAIHPLRLVRAMQDIVNHDVTLCVDMGSFHIWLARYLYSFRARQILMTNGQQTMGVALPWAIASSLIHPGQKVISVSGDGGFMQSSMELETAVRLKCNLLHIIWVDNAYNMVEIQEQKKYHRASGVKFGPIDFKVYAEAFGAKGFAVESEDELVSKLRQAMDTQGPAVIAIPVDYSDNQRLMEDLNISQLI, encoded by the coding sequence ATGGAAAATTCAACGGCTCAGCAGAGCTGGAACTGTGGTGCGGCCCTGGTTGTAAAACATCTGGAGCAGCAGGGAGTTAAATACGTATTTGGTATTCCGGGAGCCAAAATCGACCGCGTGTTCGACGCACTGGAAGATTCGCCGATACAAATGATTCCGGTACGGCATGAAGCCAACGGCGCTTTTATGGCGGCCGCTATCGGGCGTTTAACCGGCAAGGCCGGGGTGACGCTGGTGACCTCCGGTCCGGGCTGCTGCAACCTGGTTACCGGGCTGGCGACGGCGACGACGGAAGGCGATCCCATGGTGGCGATCGGCGGCGCGGTTAAACGTTCGGAAAGTCATAAGCTGACGCACCAAAGCCTGGATACGGTCAGTCTGTTTCAGCCGGTCACTAAATTCAGCGCCGAAGTTAAAGCGTCGTCGGCGATTTCCGAAGTATTGGCAAACGCGTTCCGCGTTGCCGAAACGGGCCATCCGGGCGCCTCTTTCATCAGCTTGCCGCAGGATATCGTCAACGATCCCGTTACCAGCGCGGTGCTGGTGCGCCCGGATCTGCCGATGTTGAATGCCGCGCCCCATGCTGATATTGAGAAAGTCGCCCGGATGATCCAGCATGCTAAAAACCCCGTTCTGCTGCTGGGATTAATGGCGAGCCAGCCTAACAACGCCGAAGCGATACGGCATTTGCTGCATAAAAGCCAGCTTCCCGTCACCAGCACCTATCAGGCCGCCGGCGTGGTAGACCAGAAGCATTTCGATCACTTCGCCGGACGCGTCGGTCTGTTTAATAATCAGACCGGCGATAAATTGCTGCAGCAGGCCGATTTGATCATCACCGTCGGCTACAGCTCGGTGGAATATGATCCGTCGCTGTGGAACGTGGGTAAAGCGGCGCTGGTGCATATCGACGTTCTGCCGGCCAATATCGACAGCGCCTATCTGCCCGATATGGAACTGGTGGGCGATATTGCGGCCACCATTGATTCTCTGGCCCAATGCATCTCCGCGCCTTTGCCGCTGTCGTCGCAGGCGCAGATTATTCTGCGCGATCGCTGTCAGCAACGTCACGATCTGGCGACGCGCGGTATGGAAATGCGCGGTTTCGCTATTCATCCGTTGCGCCTGGTCAGAGCCATGCAGGATATTGTCAATCATGATGTGACGCTGTGCGTGGATATGGGCAGTTTTCATATCTGGCTGGCGCGCTATCTGTATAGCTTCCGCGCGCGGCAGATACTGATGACCAATGGTCAGCAGACAATGGGCGTCGCCTTGCCCTGGGCCATCGCCTCGTCGCTGATTCACCCCGGTCAGAAGGTGATTTCGGTTTCAGGCGACGGCGGTTTTATGCAGTCCAGCATGGAGCTTGAAACCGCTGTGCGCCTGAAATGCAATCTGTTGCATATTATCTGGGTGGATAATGCCTATAACATGGTTGAGATTCAGGAGCAGAAAAAGTATCACCGCGCTTCCGGCGTTAAATTTGGTCCGATCGATTTTAAAGTGTATGCGGAAGCGTTCGGAGCCAAGGGGTTTGCGGTCGAATCGGAAGATGAATTAGTCAGCAAATTACGGCAGGCCATGGATACGCAGGGGCCGGCGGTCATCGCCATCCCGGTGGACTATTCGGACAATCAGCGTTTGATGGAGGATTTGAATATCAGTCAGCTGATATAA
- the budA gene encoding acetolactate decarboxylase, with protein MKEDTGVCHCAEEIAAYAINHHKHHSDCVIYQTSLMSGLINGVYEGSRTMAELLEHGDFGLGTFNNLDGELVAFNSNIFQLRADGSARAARPDQKTPFAVMTFFKPTEEIHCSSKIDRHSLHQKIDTLIGTDNLFCALRIDGQFDYVETRTVPRQERPYKPMLEAIAQQPTFHFEHCQGSIIGFRSPAYTQGINVAGYHEHFITESREGGGHILDYQMKSGVLTFGVISKLIIDLPQDRDFLSANLSPENLDSAIQSVEG; from the coding sequence ATGAAAGAAGATACTGGCGTCTGCCATTGTGCTGAAGAGATTGCGGCCTATGCCATCAATCATCATAAGCACCATTCTGATTGCGTTATTTATCAGACTTCACTAATGAGTGGGCTCATTAATGGCGTATATGAAGGTAGCCGGACGATGGCGGAATTGCTGGAGCATGGCGATTTTGGATTAGGAACATTTAACAATCTGGATGGTGAACTGGTCGCCTTTAACAGCAATATTTTCCAACTGCGCGCCGACGGCAGCGCACGCGCCGCCAGGCCAGATCAGAAAACGCCGTTCGCGGTAATGACATTTTTTAAGCCGACGGAAGAGATCCATTGCAGCAGCAAAATAGATCGGCACTCGCTTCATCAAAAAATCGATACGCTCATCGGCACAGACAACCTGTTCTGCGCGCTAAGAATCGACGGCCAGTTCGATTACGTTGAGACGCGTACCGTACCTCGTCAGGAGCGTCCTTATAAACCGATGCTGGAGGCCATTGCCCAGCAGCCGACATTTCATTTTGAACACTGTCAGGGAAGCATTATCGGTTTCCGTAGCCCGGCCTATACGCAGGGTATCAATGTTGCTGGTTATCACGAACATTTCATTACGGAAAGTCGCGAAGGTGGTGGTCATATCCTTGATTATCAAATGAAAAGTGGTGTTCTGACGTTTGGGGTGATTTCCAAGCTGATTATTGATTTGCCGCAGGATCGGGACTTTCTCAGCGCCAATCTGTCGCCTGAAAATCTCGATAGCGCGATTCAATCAGTGGAAGGCTAA
- a CDS encoding LysR family transcriptional regulator, which yields MEFRYLRYFVAVAAAKHFTRAAENLGISQPPLSQQIKKLEHEIGTPLFKRLTRGVEMTEAGKVLYEDANQILKLTDAAVDRARSVARGEEGHFNVGFSASSSFHPSVLQLLHAYRQRYPHVVLNPRQENTPNLIAELHNRNIDVAFLRLPCNANSELHGEVLAEEPMKLALPDEHPLHNKRHIHLSELQHDPLIMFPREVCPVLHDMILRTCYLSGYEPKLGQQASQLTATIGMVSAGFGITIIPKSLSCIRMNRVSYHTIDDTRLNTQITMVWRHHEHSPIIMNMIQMLRNNR from the coding sequence ATGGAGTTTCGTTACCTGCGCTATTTTGTCGCCGTCGCCGCCGCCAAGCATTTCACGCGAGCGGCTGAAAACTTAGGCATTTCGCAACCGCCCCTAAGCCAACAGATTAAAAAACTGGAACATGAAATAGGCACGCCGTTATTCAAAAGGCTCACTCGGGGCGTTGAAATGACGGAAGCGGGAAAAGTGTTGTATGAAGATGCAAACCAGATCCTGAAGCTCACGGATGCGGCCGTTGACCGGGCAAGAAGCGTCGCCAGGGGAGAAGAAGGCCACTTTAACGTCGGTTTTTCCGCTTCATCGTCCTTTCACCCCTCGGTGCTGCAACTCCTGCACGCCTACCGCCAGCGCTATCCGCATGTGGTATTAAATCCGCGCCAGGAGAATACCCCGAATCTGATCGCCGAACTTCATAACCGTAATATCGACGTCGCGTTTCTCCGCCTGCCGTGCAACGCCAACAGCGAATTACACGGCGAAGTGCTGGCCGAAGAGCCCATGAAACTCGCGCTGCCCGACGAGCATCCCTTGCATAACAAGCGGCATATTCATCTGAGCGAACTGCAGCACGATCCGCTGATTATGTTTCCGCGGGAAGTCTGCCCCGTGTTGCACGACATGATTCTTCGTACCTGTTACTTATCAGGATACGAGCCCAAATTGGGCCAGCAGGCGTCGCAGCTAACGGCGACCATCGGCATGGTATCGGCCGGCTTCGGTATTACCATCATCCCTAAATCCCTCTCCTGCATCAGGATGAATCGCGTGTCATACCACACAATAGACGACACCCGCCTGAATACGCAGATAACTATGGTCTGGCGCCATCACGAACACTCGCCTATCATCATGAATATGATACAAATGTTGCGAAATAACCGTTAA
- a CDS encoding DUF1435 domain-containing protein: protein MLIAMIAACGLWGVSWSMGKPLSSVWGILLPCAIMPVLAALDINLMHLKLIIAIALLATLAMLFHHRLRHYLLLPSCIALAGGLAALSIMFNLTLG, encoded by the coding sequence ATGCTGATCGCGATGATTGCCGCGTGTGGTTTGTGGGGGGTGAGCTGGAGTATGGGAAAACCGCTGTCGAGCGTCTGGGGGATCTTATTGCCCTGCGCCATCATGCCGGTGCTGGCTGCGCTGGATATTAACCTGATGCACCTGAAGTTGATTATCGCCATCGCGCTGCTGGCGACGTTAGCGATGTTATTCCACCATCGCCTGCGGCATTATTTGCTTTTGCCGTCATGCATTGCATTGGCCGGCGGACTGGCGGCGTTGTCCATCATGTTCAATTTGACGCTGGGGTAA